The window CGGAAAAATTGGAAGTAATGGAATTATTCAGGCAATTTTTATACGGGTTCTGGGCAATAGCCGAAAGAGAATTAGACCCATATAGAAAGTTGTCTCCTATTAATAGGCATCCAGAATTCTTAGATATAAATTATAAACCAGAAAAGCTGAAATGGACTTTAGATAATCAATTACTGATTAAAGATGTGCTGGAAAAAATGATTGACTCTGCTGAGACATATATATCGCTTTCTGCCTGGACTATAGATTCAGAACATCCTTTGGCAGAGAAAATAATTAAAAAGGCTTCCGAGGGTGTAAAAGTTACTTTATTTACAAGGCCACATAATGCAAATAAGGAGTTTATTAGCAAATTAATCAGCAACGGTGGCACTGTATACTGTCATAAATTATTGCATGCAAAATCTATAATTGTGGACGGCAAAGATGGACTAATTATGACTGCTAATATATCTAAATTAGGGCTCGATGAAGGGTTTGAAACTGCGGTAATTTTAACCAAAGCACAGATAGATACTTTAGCTGAAATACATAGAGAATGGCAGTACAGATGTGAATACAAGAGCGAACAGAACATAATGTTGAAGGATATAAAAGATCGGTGGATTAATTTAAATAGGAGTTTTGAAGAATTACCAAAACCAGAAAAAACGGAAATACATTTAGAAGTTACAGCTAAAACGTTAAGGGATTATTATGATGGAAATATAGATCCATATATACCTATAAAAGAACAGAAAAATACAGATAACAAAGAAATCCATTATACTATTACCCTCCTGCCACCAACGCTCCCCCCTGAGGTAGAAAAGATGAAACCCAAAGAAGAAAACAACTTAAAAATTTATCATACCAAGAAGGGAAACTATATCTGTATCAAAACAAAGGAACAACTGCCAGAGGCAGAGGAATTATCCAAACAAAATCATGCGATAATTGTTTTATGTAACGAATAATTTTTAGTAAACTCTACAATAATGCGATTGTATAGATAATATAATAGTTTTGCTGTAAATTCAAATGGCACTCTACGGTTATCCTTAATCAACCTCAATAATTTGAGGACAAATATCCAAGACTAAATATTAACCATTCTTATATTCTAACAATTTACCATAAAGTTATTCAGCAATAATATATTTATAAACCAATTAAATTAAATAAAAATTCTCGATAATATACAATCTATTTCGGTTTATTCCCTCTTCCCTTCCCCGATGGATTTTCTGTTTTACTTGGATAATTCGGGTTAGGCTGGGTTTGTTTCGGTGTTGATTTCCAGAACTTTTCTTTCACATATTATATATATTATATCAATATTTAATACTTCCTATATAATTAAGCTATAATAACTTCTAATTCAATGGCAGAGAATATTTATTTAATCATGGGTATACAGTTATACTAAAGACCGGAAATCTTGTAATAAACATAAGTTTCGATGTTTTTATTTCAATATTGAATAACAACAATTTATAAACATATGGTAATTTGCCTGTAAAATGGTTTGGTACTTTTATACGCATTATTTTTAAATATAAAGTATAAAACATAGTTAACTCTAGAGATTAGTATAATATGGAACTAAAATTTAAATACAGATATATGTTTTGCACCTATGGAGAGTCTTACAGAAAAAGAAAAATCAGAATTCCTAAAATATTACCTTGAATACGAAAAAGAGTTAAAAACAAATCCTGATTGGATAAACGATAGAGAGGCACATATAGAGCATAAAAAAGATTTGGAAAAATATCTTTCTAAAGATAAAATAGGAAAATTGGCAAAAAATGAACTTATTGAATTATTAAAAACGTTATGGGCAAACAATATGTGGCTAGATGTTGATGGTAGATTTATAAAAGGAAACAATAATGATTTTGAAATGGTTAGGGATGAAATAGCTAAATTACTTTATGGTGAAGGCGATATAGCAAATAGAATTAATAACTTTTATGTGAAGA of the Ferroplasma sp. genome contains:
- a CDS encoding phospholipase D-like domain-containing protein, with translation MVSNNIYKGIDFNKIIDNGNKIIGPVLLKQDHVESESIISGKHDIFQPGSANLINEVVKVISQTKQFLCVSSFLIQDSKIIDEIRKCYERGARVYILTAAETQLSDPNEDDDSTLEARKKASRDMLNNLGSHVLIHTGNNLHAKFLVSDPKTQPKAIVFTSNLTVRALTENIELAVELSEKLEVMELFRQFLYGFWAIAERELDPYRKLSPINRHPEFLDINYKPEKLKWTLDNQLLIKDVLEKMIDSAETYISLSAWTIDSEHPLAEKIIKKASEGVKVTLFTRPHNANKEFISKLISNGGTVYCHKLLHAKSIIVDGKDGLIMTANISKLGLDEGFETAVILTKAQIDTLAEIHREWQYRCEYKSEQNIMLKDIKDRWINLNRSFEELPKPEKTEIHLEVTAKTLRDYYDGNIDPYIPIKEQKNTDNKEIHYTITLLPPTLPPEVEKMKPKEENNLKIYHTKKGNYICIKTKEQLPEAEELSKQNHAIIVLCNE